The Persephonella sp. DNA window CCTACTGCTGCAGGAAATCCATATCCCATTGTTCCAAGACCACCTGAATTAAGGAACTGTCTCGGATATCTGTATTTATAGAACATAGCAGCCCACATCTGGTGTTGACCAACACCGGCAGAAATAATAGCTTCCCCGTTGGTTATGTTGTAGATTTCTTCTATTACATATTGGGGTTTAATAATCTTATCTGATTTTTGGTATGTTAATGGATGTTTTTCTTTCCATTTTTCAATCTGTTTAAGCCAGCTTTCTCTAGCTTTTACCCATTCTATTGGTTTTTTCTTCAGTTCTTTTAGGAGTTTTTGGAGAACATTTTTTACATCTCCAACAATTGGAACATCAACATGAATATTTTTACTTATAGAGGCAGGGTCTATGTCTATATGAATTATTTTTGCTTCAGGAGCAAATTCATCTATTTTTCCTGTTACTCTATCATCAAATCTTGCTCCCACGGCAATAAGTAAATCTGCATTATAAACTGCCATATTGGCATAGTATGTTCCGTGCATACCCAGCATGTGGAGGGCTAATGGATGGGTTTCATCAAATGCACCTTTTCCCATATTTGTTGTGGTAACAGGAATTCTGGTAAGTTCTGCCAGTTCTCTAAGTTCTTCTGAGGCATTTCCGATTATTACTCCACCACCGACGTATAAAACCGGTCTTTTTGCTTTTCTAATTAGCTCTGCTGCCTTTTTAATTTGAACCGGATTCCCCTCATAGTGTGGTTTATAGCCTGGTAAGGCATCTTCAACATCTTTTATAGTTGGCATTTTGTAGTCGTATTCCTGCTGGGTTATATCCTTTGGAATATCAACCAGAACAGGTCCTGGTCTTCCTGTCCTTGCAAGGTAAAATGCTTCTCTGAGGATAAGTGCAAGGTCTTTTATATCTGTAACAAGAAAATTATGTTTAGTTATTGGTCTTGTGATACCTACAACATCGGCTTCTTGAAAGGCATCTGTTCCGATATAATTTCTCGGAACCTGACCTGTAATTGCAACCATTGGAACAGAGTCCATATGAGCTGTTGCAAGGCCTGTTACAAGGTTAGTTGCACCGGGACCTGAAGTTGCAAGGACTACACCTACTTTTCCTGTTGCCCTTGCATAACCATCGGCCATATGTGCTGCAGCCTGTTCGTGTCTTGCGAGGATATTTTTTAAAGGTGCACCGTATAATGCATCATAGACTTCCATTATTGCACCACCGGGAAGTCCGAAGACGGTATCTACACCTTCTTCAAGAAGAACATCTATAACAATATCAGCGCCTCTTTTCTTTGGCATGTTGTTATCTCCTAATGGTTTATAAAAGATTGTATATTATTATAAGCCTTATTTCTGTATTTGTATAATAATAATCATAATTTTAAGAGGTTTTAGAATTCTTTTTTTCTTCCTTTGATAATTTTAGGTAGGCTTCTTTGGCTGCCATTGTTTCAGCTTCTTTTTTAGATTTTCCTTTTCCTGTTGTTTTTAGTTCTTCTATTCTGCACTCCACTGTGAAAATTTTGTCATGTTCCGGGCCTACAGCTGAGATGGTTTTGTATCTTGGGGGTTTACCGAAGATTTTCTGGGTGAGTATTTGAAGTAAGGATTTATAATCACGGGGAATATTTCCGGATTTTATATCCTGTATTAGTTTTTCTTTAAAGAATTTGTTAAATATTTCCCGGGGAATATCAATTTTATAATCGGCGTCTACGTATATTGCTCCAAATACGCTTTCAAAGACATCACACAAAAGGGATTCCCTTTCCATACCTTTCTGAGCTATTTCTCCTTTACTGAGAAGAACCAATTCTCCAAGACCTAAAATGCGGGCAAGTTTTGATAAATACGCCTCGCTAATTACAGCAGACCTGATTTGTGATAACTCTCCTTCCCGTGCTTTGGGGAAAGTTTTCATTAGTATTTCACTGACGATTAATGCGAGAACAGCATCTCCCAAAAACTCAAGAACTTCGTAATCTGGAATTTCACGATGATACTCAACTGCATATGAGCGATGGGTAAGAGCTGTTAAAGGCAGAGATTTATCTTTAAATGTGTAACCTAATATTTTTTCTAATTTTTTAACTCTATCTATAAACTCTTTTTCAAGTTTAATGCTCATAAGCTTTAAATGCTAAACAGGCGTTTGTGCCTCCAAATCCAAAAGAATTTGATATAGCAGCTTTTACTTGCTTTTCAACTGCTTCGTTTGGTGTATAATCAAGGTCACAGTCCGGGTCTGGGTGTTCGTAGTTTATTGTTGGTGGGATTATTCCTGTTTCAATAGTTTTTACTGTTGCAACTGCTTCAACTGCTCCTGCAGCTCCAAGAAGGTGACCTATCATTGATTTTATAGAACTAATTTTTACTTTGTAAGCATGGTCTCCAAATACTTTTTTAATCCCAAGGGTTTCAACTTTGTCATTGAGAGGTGTTGATGTTCCGTGTGCATTTATATAATCAATTTCATCCGGGTTTAGTCTGGCATCATTTAATGCCATTTCCATAACTCTGACAGCTCCATCAGCATCTGAACATGGGGCTGTTATATGGTGTGCATCCCCTGTCATACCGTATCCAACTATTTCTGCATAGATCTTGGCGCCTCTTTTAAGGGCATGTTCAAGCTCTTCCAGAACAAGTATTCCTGCTCCTTCTCCCATAACAAAGCCATCTCTTTCTGCATCAAAAGGTCTTGATGCTTTTTGTGGCTCATCATTTCTTGTAGAAAGGGCTTTCATATTTGCAAAGCCGGCTATTCCCAGTGGTGTTATTGCAGACTCTGTTCCACCTGCAATCATAATATCTGCATCACCACGCTGTATAATTTTGAACGCATCTCCTATTGAGTGGGTTCCTGTTGCACAAGCTGTAACCACACAGGAGTTAGGACCTTTAAAGCCAAATTCTATGGAGATATACCCAGAAGCCATATTGGAAATACCAGAAGGGATAAAGAAAGGAGAAACCCTTCTGGCACCTTTTTCTAATAATAAAGTTTGTTGTTCTTCAATATCCCTCAGGCCGCCGATACCTGTTCCAACTATAACACCTGCCCTTGTTGGATCTATTTTGTCAACTTCAAGTCCTGAATCTGCTATAGCTTCTTTTGCAGCAACCATAGCAAACTTAACAAAATCACTCATCCTTTTGGCATCTTTAGGATTTAAATACTTTTTAGGGTCAAAATCTTTTACCTCACCTGCAATAACGACAGGTAAATTATAGGAGTAAGGGTCAAAACGTTTAATAACGTCTATACCGCTTACTCCGTTAATAAGATTTTCCCATGTTTCTTGGACATTATGTCCTACAGGTGTTATAGCTCCGATACCGGTAACGACGACCCTTCTCATCGCTTAATTACGCTCCTTTTTTCTCTTTGATGTAGTTGATTACATCACCAACAGTTTGTATTTTTTCTGCATCTTCGTCTGGGATTTCAACATCAAATTCTTCTTCAAATGCCATAATAAGCTCAACAACGTCAAGGGAATCAGCGCCAAGGTCATCAACAAATTTTGACTCAGGTTTTATCTGGTCAACGTCAATTCCCAGCTGGTCTGCAATGATTTCTTTAATTCTTTCTTCCATTCTTTTATAACCTCCAAAAATTTTATTTTTCTTAATACATTCCACCGTTTACATGGATTGTTTCCCCGGTGATATATGAAGCCATATCTGATGCAAGGAATAAAACTGCATTTGCCACATCTTCAGGCTTTCCAAATCTTCCAAGGGGTATCTGTTCAAGGTATTTTTCTTTTATCTCAGCAGGTAGTTCCTGAGTCATGTCTGTTTCTATAAATCCGGGGGCAACAGCATTAACAGTTATATTCCTTGAAGCCAGTTCTTTTGCAAGTGATTTTGTAAATCCAATAAGACCGGCTTTTGTTGTGGCATAGTTAACCTGACCCACATTACCTATAAATCCTATGATTGAGGAGATATTAATAATTCTTCCCCATCTTTTCTTCATCATACCTTTTGCAACAAGCTGGGTTATCTTGAATGTTCCGGTCAGGTTTGTTTGTATTACTGTGTTCCAGTCTTCATCTTTCATTCTGATGAAGAGAGTATCTCTTGTTAGTCCTGCATTGTTTACAAGAATATCAACATTTCCTGCAACTTTTTCTATCTCTTTCCACTGGGCAGGGATGTCTTCTGAGAAATCCAGTTTGAATC harbors:
- the acpP gene encoding acyl carrier protein; the protein is MEERIKEIIADQLGIDVDQIKPESKFVDDLGADSLDVVELIMAFEEEFDVEIPDEDAEKIQTVGDVINYIKEKKGA
- the rnc gene encoding ribonuclease III; protein product: MSIKLEKEFIDRVKKLEKILGYTFKDKSLPLTALTHRSYAVEYHREIPDYEVLEFLGDAVLALIVSEILMKTFPKAREGELSQIRSAVISEAYLSKLARILGLGELVLLSKGEIAQKGMERESLLCDVFESVFGAIYVDADYKIDIPREIFNKFFKEKLIQDIKSGNIPRDYKSLLQILTQKIFGKPPRYKTISAVGPEHDKIFTVECRIEELKTTGKGKSKKEAETMAAKEAYLKLSKEEKKNSKTS
- the fabG gene encoding 3-oxoacyl-[acyl-carrier-protein] reductase, with amino-acid sequence MDFKGKTVLVTGSTRGIGKAIAAKFAEHGADVIITGRNKGTAEVVAENLKNEFDVNAYGFKLDFSEDIPAQWKEIEKVAGNVDILVNNAGLTRDTLFIRMKDEDWNTVIQTNLTGTFKITQLVAKGMMKKRWGRIINISSIIGFIGNVGQVNYATTKAGLIGFTKSLAKELASRNITVNAVAPGFIETDMTQELPAEIKEKYLEQIPLGRFGKPEDVANAVLFLASDMASYITGETIHVNGGMY
- the ilvB gene encoding biosynthetic-type acetolactate synthase large subunit — protein: MPKKRGADIVIDVLLEEGVDTVFGLPGGAIMEVYDALYGAPLKNILARHEQAAAHMADGYARATGKVGVVLATSGPGATNLVTGLATAHMDSVPMVAITGQVPRNYIGTDAFQEADVVGITRPITKHNFLVTDIKDLALILREAFYLARTGRPGPVLVDIPKDITQQEYDYKMPTIKDVEDALPGYKPHYEGNPVQIKKAAELIRKAKRPVLYVGGGVIIGNASEELRELAELTRIPVTTTNMGKGAFDETHPLALHMLGMHGTYYANMAVYNADLLIAVGARFDDRVTGKIDEFAPEAKIIHIDIDPASISKNIHVDVPIVGDVKNVLQKLLKELKKKPIEWVKARESWLKQIEKWKEKHPLTYQKSDKIIKPQYVIEEIYNITNGEAIISAGVGQHQMWAAMFYKYRYPRQFLNSGGLGTMGYGFPAAVGAKLGRPDKTVFAIEGDGSFVMNMQDVITAVQYRIPIKIAIINNEFLGMVRQWQQFFYDSRYSSVCLAVHPDFVKLAEAMGAVGLRATKPSEVREVLQKAMEINDRPVIMDFVVDREENVLPMVPAGKSYREMILTPKQKGEAETMYLVG
- the fabF gene encoding beta-ketoacyl-ACP synthase II gives rise to the protein MRRVVVTGIGAITPVGHNVQETWENLINGVSGIDVIKRFDPYSYNLPVVIAGEVKDFDPKKYLNPKDAKRMSDFVKFAMVAAKEAIADSGLEVDKIDPTRAGVIVGTGIGGLRDIEEQQTLLLEKGARRVSPFFIPSGISNMASGYISIEFGFKGPNSCVVTACATGTHSIGDAFKIIQRGDADIMIAGGTESAITPLGIAGFANMKALSTRNDEPQKASRPFDAERDGFVMGEGAGILVLEELEHALKRGAKIYAEIVGYGMTGDAHHITAPCSDADGAVRVMEMALNDARLNPDEIDYINAHGTSTPLNDKVETLGIKKVFGDHAYKVKISSIKSMIGHLLGAAGAVEAVATVKTIETGIIPPTINYEHPDPDCDLDYTPNEAVEKQVKAAISNSFGFGGTNACLAFKAYEH